Proteins co-encoded in one Sediminispirochaeta bajacaliforniensis DSM 16054 genomic window:
- a CDS encoding sensor histidine kinase, whose protein sequence is MAASSEPYSDGNIDLVRSKIIGLGDRSIRKSYYPQLRETIRDLREQREHLMELVRLLEEREEELEQLLDEKEELLREVHHRVKNNFQIVGSLLNLGMDMLSDGDEHEIFYRTKQRIDTMARVYEEILRREEFSEVDLCDLIRLVTEQYEEARRGKQVELSLDLDCPGRMLDLDLAVPFALIVNEVVANAFEYAFPGGTGLFHLRLYRSGSEDDKEGILTFELTDNGPSFAERWTDSEAKRLGIALLKALVAQIGGAFSYEDQETGLGMRFILRLKRPT, encoded by the coding sequence ATGGCTGCATCTTCTGAGCCCTATAGCGATGGAAATATCGATCTGGTACGCAGCAAAATCATAGGGCTTGGTGATCGATCCATTCGAAAAAGCTATTACCCCCAGCTTCGTGAGACCATCAGGGATCTTCGTGAACAGCGGGAACATCTTATGGAGCTTGTCCGGCTCCTTGAGGAACGGGAAGAAGAACTCGAACAGCTCCTCGACGAGAAAGAAGAGCTGTTACGTGAGGTCCATCACCGCGTGAAAAACAATTTCCAAATTGTTGGGAGCCTTCTCAATCTGGGGATGGATATGCTTTCGGACGGGGATGAACATGAGATCTTTTACCGCACCAAGCAACGGATCGATACCATGGCACGTGTCTATGAAGAGATCCTCCGTCGTGAGGAATTTTCGGAAGTCGATCTTTGCGACCTTATTCGTCTTGTTACCGAACAGTATGAGGAAGCCCGGCGTGGAAAGCAGGTCGAACTTTCTCTGGATCTCGACTGTCCGGGGAGAATGCTTGACTTGGATTTGGCCGTTCCCTTTGCCCTCATTGTAAACGAGGTCGTTGCTAATGCATTTGAGTATGCGTTTCCCGGGGGGACGGGGCTTTTCCATCTGAGGCTCTACCGAAGTGGTTCCGAAGATGATAAAGAAGGAATTTTGACCTTTGAGCTGACCGACAACGGTCCGAGTTTTGCCGAAAGATGGACCGATTCCGAGGCAAAGCGCCTTGGCATTGCGTTGCTCAAAGCCCTTGTCGCCCAGATAGGCGGGGCCTTCAGCTATGAGGATCAGGAGACGGGATTGGGAATGCGGTTTATTCTTCGTCTCAAGCGGCCCACTTGA
- a CDS encoding damage-control phosphatase ARMT1 family protein yields MRSYLDCFGCFMDQGLDVARRSGADEAQQRLILNEIAGMFPSFDLETRPPVMSLKINRTIRDMTGVFDPYADEKKRCNELALKAVGLVRSNIAAASDSLTRAMEYAIAGNSIDFGANHHLDIDETLADLISGEESKLASQSGSTFMLEAFRKELSKARSLLFISDNAGEIVFDMLLIEAIAALYPDISITVAVRDEPIINDATLEDAKTIGLNNVCEVISSGSPAPGTPLDLCSDEFLERFFSSDMVVAKGQGNYETLNDAPRMIYLLFRVKCRVISHHCGGAMGDIMLIPSQSID; encoded by the coding sequence ATGCGATCATATCTTGACTGTTTCGGCTGCTTTATGGATCAGGGGCTTGATGTTGCCAGGCGCTCAGGGGCTGATGAGGCACAGCAGCGCCTCATCCTCAATGAGATTGCCGGGATGTTTCCTTCTTTTGACCTTGAGACCCGTCCTCCGGTGATGAGCCTGAAAATAAATCGGACTATTAGAGACATGACTGGGGTTTTTGATCCCTATGCCGATGAAAAAAAGCGATGTAATGAGCTTGCGCTTAAAGCGGTGGGGCTGGTACGGAGCAACATTGCAGCGGCTTCCGATTCCCTTACGCGGGCGATGGAATACGCCATTGCGGGAAACAGCATCGATTTCGGAGCAAACCACCATCTTGATATCGATGAGACACTTGCAGATTTGATCAGCGGAGAAGAGTCGAAACTGGCAAGCCAGTCTGGTTCGACCTTCATGCTGGAGGCCTTTCGAAAAGAGCTCTCAAAAGCCCGGAGCCTGCTCTTTATCTCGGACAATGCCGGTGAGATCGTATTTGATATGCTGCTTATCGAAGCCATTGCGGCTCTCTATCCGGATATCTCCATAACTGTGGCTGTCAGGGATGAGCCGATCATCAATGACGCTACCCTTGAAGATGCAAAGACGATCGGCCTCAATAATGTGTGTGAGGTGATCTCCAGCGGAAGTCCGGCACCAGGGACTCCTCTTGATCTCTGTTCAGATGAATTTTTAGAACGCTTTTTCTCCTCGGATATGGTCGTGGCCAAGGGGCAGGGGAACTATGAGACCCTCAACGATGCTCCACGGATGATCTATCTGCTGTTTCGGGTTAAGTGCAGAGTGATTTCGCACCATTGCGGTGGTGCTATGGGTGACATCATGCTGATACCTTCACAAAGCATCGACTGA
- a CDS encoding ATP-binding cassette domain-containing protein, with the protein MVFNQLQISALSFSWPGMIEPLFTDLSFSIGAGWTGLVGANGSGKSTILSIIAGENQPDSGSVKAPSRMLLCRQDTAHLPDQADSFFYAFDERSEEIMRRLDIQYEWFFRWDSLSFGERKRVQIGTALYTAPDLLALDEPTNHLDEVSRDRLLAALADYEGIGIIVSHDRYLLDCLCERTLFLRNGTVVLRPGGISIGLEEAAREAEEAKRALTTAQKHMSSLKRDLERRRNLAQGQQKRRSKAGLPIKDHDARFKKNLARLSGKDGTGGKLLRQLDGTLAAASRAEETAKARLDDTTIRKASGLTLGGELSGKDRLFMFGPDELQVGDRQLSYPELELRPGERVAITGANGNGKSTLIHLLVEHFFLANQDERFPWFYRNAVFLPQELSEADRRLCADLVASLDSSERGMLISAVHRLGSEVEGVLHSSLLSPGEARKVIIARASLMETEVLILDEPTNHLDIESILLLEDALKKFSGALLLVSHDQRFREALTDREWKIYQEAPGRLVLSDEP; encoded by the coding sequence ATGGTGTTCAATCAGCTTCAAATTTCAGCACTCTCATTTTCCTGGCCTGGTATGATAGAGCCGCTTTTTACCGATCTTTCTTTTTCGATAGGAGCCGGATGGACCGGGCTTGTCGGAGCGAATGGATCCGGAAAAAGTACCATCCTATCGATCATTGCGGGAGAAAACCAACCAGATTCTGGTTCTGTAAAAGCCCCGTCCCGGATGCTTCTGTGTCGCCAGGATACCGCACACCTTCCGGATCAGGCGGACTCCTTTTTTTACGCTTTTGACGAGCGAAGTGAGGAGATCATGCGAAGGCTTGATATCCAGTATGAATGGTTCTTTCGTTGGGATAGCCTCAGCTTTGGAGAACGAAAGCGTGTGCAGATTGGGACGGCACTCTATACCGCTCCGGATCTTCTTGCCCTTGATGAGCCGACAAACCATCTGGATGAGGTTAGCCGTGATCGCCTGCTTGCCGCTCTTGCCGATTATGAGGGGATCGGCATCATTGTCAGCCACGACCGCTACCTTCTTGATTGTCTCTGTGAGCGGACCCTCTTTCTTCGGAACGGCACGGTGGTCCTCCGCCCTGGAGGAATCTCTATAGGTCTCGAAGAGGCGGCGCGTGAGGCGGAGGAAGCGAAAAGGGCCTTAACTACTGCTCAGAAGCATATGTCTTCGCTCAAGCGCGACCTTGAGCGAAGACGAAACCTGGCTCAGGGGCAACAGAAACGAAGATCCAAGGCCGGCTTACCGATCAAGGACCATGATGCCCGTTTCAAGAAAAATCTTGCCCGCCTTTCCGGTAAGGATGGTACCGGAGGAAAGCTGCTCCGTCAGCTGGATGGCACCCTGGCGGCTGCTTCTCGGGCCGAAGAGACGGCCAAGGCTCGCCTTGATGATACTACTATACGGAAGGCCTCGGGCCTTACCCTCGGAGGTGAACTGAGTGGAAAGGACCGTCTGTTCATGTTTGGCCCTGATGAGCTTCAGGTGGGAGACCGACAACTCTCCTATCCCGAATTGGAACTTCGGCCTGGAGAACGCGTTGCAATAACAGGGGCCAACGGCAACGGGAAGAGTACGCTTATCCATCTCCTCGTAGAGCATTTTTTTCTAGCTAATCAGGATGAACGCTTCCCATGGTTTTATCGTAATGCCGTATTCCTGCCGCAGGAGCTATCCGAAGCCGACCGTAGGCTGTGTGCCGACCTCGTGGCATCCCTTGATTCTTCGGAGCGGGGAATGCTCATTTCAGCCGTGCATCGTCTTGGTTCTGAGGTCGAGGGGGTGTTGCACTCTTCCCTGCTGAGTCCTGGAGAGGCGAGGAAGGTCATTATCGCCAGGGCATCGCTCATGGAAACCGAAGTTCTGATTCTTGATGAACCGACGAACCACTTGGATATCGAATCTATCCTCTTACTGGAGGATGCGCTTAAGAAATTTTCAGGAGCCCTTCTTCTGGTTTCTCACGACCAACGTTTTCGGGAAGCCTTGACCGACCGGGAGTGGAAAATTTATCAGGAGGCTCCGGGGCGATTGGTGCTGTCGGACGAACCTTAA
- a CDS encoding histidine kinase dimerization/phosphoacceptor domain -containing protein: MRQRDIADGLEEKNELIRELYHRVKNNLQLVLSMIRLTLSTLLRASTAEKDRQSNHR; this comes from the coding sequence ATGCGACAGCGGGATATTGCAGACGGCCTCGAAGAAAAAAACGAACTCATTCGGGAACTGTATCACCGGGTAAAAAATAACCTTCAGCTTGTATTAAGCATGATACGGCTCACCCTATCTACTCTTCTTCGGGCCTCCACTGCTGAAAAAGATAGACAATCAAATCATCGGTAA
- a CDS encoding ATP-binding cassette domain-containing protein yields MITLSSVSKDYGSFRAVDNLSLEIKEGEITGLLGPNGAGKTTTMRMITGYFRPSSGTVSVNGIDVSKDPETIRSIIGYLPESPPLYGEMLTYDYLRYVTGVRKITDETAIRRTAEICGITGVMHKRIDQLSKGYKQRVGLAQAIIHDPKILILDEPTTGLDPNQIIEVRNLITEIGKTKTVILSTHILQEVEAIANRVVIINKGAIVKDDHTDNLRAVKNGHYTVRLALSGTNATKAPEFFSTLPGILEAHQVPGEEGLITILVTAGTEEDVRPALFHTVTQKGWTLFEMSREKQSLEAIFRELTTGGDHD; encoded by the coding sequence ATGATTACCTTATCTTCGGTGAGCAAAGATTACGGCTCCTTCAGAGCCGTCGACAATCTTTCGCTCGAAATCAAGGAAGGGGAGATCACCGGCCTACTTGGACCAAATGGTGCGGGAAAAACCACCACCATGCGGATGATTACCGGATATTTTCGGCCTTCATCAGGCACCGTCTCTGTCAATGGCATCGATGTCTCCAAAGATCCAGAAACGATACGTTCGATTATCGGCTACCTTCCTGAGTCACCACCACTTTATGGAGAAATGTTGACCTACGATTACCTCCGTTACGTAACGGGAGTAAGAAAGATCACGGATGAGACAGCCATCAGGCGAACCGCCGAGATTTGCGGTATCACCGGGGTAATGCATAAACGCATCGATCAGCTGTCGAAGGGCTATAAACAACGAGTAGGACTTGCCCAAGCCATCATCCATGATCCAAAGATTCTGATTTTGGATGAGCCCACAACAGGTCTTGATCCAAACCAGATCATCGAAGTCAGAAACCTTATCACCGAAATCGGAAAAACAAAAACCGTTATTCTCTCCACCCATATCCTTCAGGAAGTGGAGGCAATTGCCAACCGGGTGGTCATCATTAACAAGGGGGCCATCGTTAAAGACGACCATACCGATAATCTGAGGGCCGTTAAAAACGGCCATTACACGGTACGGCTGGCTCTTTCGGGCACGAATGCCACAAAGGCCCCAGAATTTTTTTCCACCCTCCCGGGCATTCTGGAAGCGCACCAGGTGCCGGGTGAAGAGGGCCTTATTACGATCCTGGTAACCGCCGGGACGGAAGAAGATGTCAGACCAGCCCTCTTTCATACGGTAACACAAAAGGGTTGGACGCTTTTCGAAATGAGCAGGGAGAAACAATCCCTGGAAGCAATCTTTCGTGAGCTCACCACCGGAGGCGACCATGATTAG
- a CDS encoding ABC transporter permease subunit, giving the protein MISMTKRELYSLFGGPIAYIVIALFLLFSGMLFFPTFFIYDQAEMRGFFQLLPILFSFFVPAITMRSFAEERSKGTFEALVSFPVSSGKIVLSKFFAAVIFIAVMLAPTLLYVVLISLVGDPDPGPIIGGYVGALLLGAAYAAVGLFASSMTSNQIVAFIVTAAIALLFTFFDQMLVLVPAALVNILEFLGTQYHFKTISRGLLDSRSLIYLISLTAVFLLFTVKAVKERR; this is encoded by the coding sequence ATGATTAGCATGACAAAACGCGAGCTCTACTCGCTCTTCGGAGGGCCGATAGCCTACATCGTTATTGCCCTCTTCCTTCTTTTCTCGGGAATGCTTTTTTTCCCCACCTTTTTTATCTACGATCAAGCCGAAATGCGGGGATTTTTCCAACTACTTCCCATTCTATTCAGTTTTTTTGTCCCCGCAATAACCATGAGGAGTTTTGCCGAAGAGCGGAGCAAGGGGACCTTTGAGGCGCTGGTCAGTTTCCCGGTTTCAAGCGGAAAAATCGTCCTCTCAAAATTCTTCGCAGCAGTGATCTTCATAGCAGTAATGCTTGCGCCGACCCTGCTGTATGTGGTTCTTATCTCCCTTGTCGGGGACCCGGATCCAGGTCCGATTATCGGAGGATACGTTGGGGCACTGCTTTTGGGAGCCGCGTATGCCGCTGTGGGACTCTTTGCCAGCAGCATGACCTCCAATCAAATCGTTGCCTTCATCGTCACCGCAGCCATCGCCCTTCTGTTCACCTTTTTTGATCAGATGCTTGTCCTTGTCCCTGCCGCTTTGGTAAACATATTGGAATTTCTCGGTACGCAATACCATTTCAAGACCATATCAAGAGGCCTTTTGGACAGTCGGAGTCTCATCTATTTGATCTCGCTGACGGCGGTATTCCTCCTTTTTACCGTAAAAGCAGTAAAGGAAAGGAGGTAG
- the ercA gene encoding alcohol dehydrogenase-like regulatory protein ErcA: MEEHVSSLRKFVAPEFIFGPSALKKCAEYVKNFGAERILLVSDDGVTKAGWTGKVEAALREAGVVYELFLDVSPNPRADEVMKGADYYSRAKCDMLLSVGGGSPIDCAKGIGIVVSNHRHILDFEGVDNVPIPMPPLLCIPTTAGSSADVSQFAIILDADTSSKIAIVSKGVVPDISLIDPETTHTMDQALSAETGLDALTHAIEAYVSNAASAMTDMHALEAIRYLCRYLPTVIQKPQDIDARAGVMMGSLLAGLAFSNASLGLVHSMAHALGGVFDLPHGLCNALLLEHVVAFNFEAVPDRYRVIASLLTGKELSRESQNVVLELLTDALVRLRRSVRLGETFGVPKVDAAMIRMLSQRAMSDVCMVTNPRPVKREDIEGIYGCIF, from the coding sequence ATGGAGGAACATGTATCGTCATTAAGGAAATTTGTTGCTCCCGAATTTATTTTTGGCCCTTCTGCTCTCAAAAAATGCGCTGAATATGTGAAGAATTTTGGTGCTGAGCGAATTCTGCTTGTAAGCGATGATGGTGTGACCAAGGCCGGATGGACCGGCAAGGTTGAAGCGGCTCTCAGAGAAGCTGGTGTTGTCTACGAACTTTTTCTTGATGTTTCACCCAACCCTCGTGCCGATGAGGTGATGAAAGGCGCCGACTACTATAGCCGGGCGAAGTGCGATATGCTACTTTCCGTCGGCGGCGGGAGCCCTATCGATTGTGCGAAAGGTATCGGCATTGTCGTTTCCAATCATCGCCACATTCTTGACTTTGAGGGGGTGGATAATGTGCCGATTCCCATGCCTCCCCTGCTTTGTATTCCGACCACCGCAGGTTCATCCGCTGATGTTTCTCAATTTGCCATCATTCTCGATGCTGATACCTCCTCGAAGATCGCTATTGTCAGTAAAGGGGTGGTACCGGATATTAGTTTGATAGATCCCGAGACCACCCATACCATGGATCAGGCGTTAAGCGCCGAAACGGGACTCGACGCCCTCACCCACGCCATAGAGGCTTACGTTTCCAATGCCGCCAGTGCCATGACGGATATGCATGCCCTTGAGGCGATCCGCTATCTCTGCCGTTACCTTCCGACGGTGATCCAAAAGCCGCAGGATATTGATGCCAGAGCCGGCGTTATGATGGGGAGCCTTCTCGCCGGGCTCGCCTTTTCCAATGCAAGTCTTGGTCTGGTTCACAGCATGGCCCATGCCCTCGGCGGAGTATTCGATCTTCCTCACGGCCTTTGCAACGCCCTGCTTCTGGAGCATGTGGTAGCTTTCAATTTTGAGGCTGTGCCGGATCGTTACCGAGTGATTGCTTCGCTGCTTACCGGCAAAGAGCTTTCTAGAGAATCGCAGAACGTAGTGTTGGAACTTCTCACCGATGCCTTGGTTCGCCTGCGTCGCAGTGTGCGCCTGGGCGAAACATTCGGTGTCCCAAAGGTCGATGCTGCCATGATCAGGATGCTTTCGCAGCGAGCTATGTCTGATGTCTGCATGGTGACCAATCCCAGACCCGTGAAGCGGGAAGATATTGAAGGGATCTATGGCTGCATCTTCTGA
- a CDS encoding GldG family protein, with product MKFKERLQSVKEWLLGDASDLFFYLLIIVLVNIAASQFYIRSDLTKGDVYSLSPISKELVQGIDAPLTIKVFFSHDLPAPYNSVERYLKDILEEYVRVGGKDFTVTFYDMDDADSKSSASDYGIAPVQIQEIKSDQFQSRSAYLGLAIIYGDGIEVIDQITNSSGLEYRLTTTMQKMVAAVDALHGITGKPMLTLYLSKSLGAFGIKGFDDLEQNVRDAVTQLPPSIRDRIDFRVEDPDAGDIKELSDRYGIQTIHWRASTDQDGKQIPAGNGALDLLLSYGDKSRLIPIGLSQRLFSGYAISGVDNLATRIEETMRALLSNNPAVAYLTGHGELSLADQQQGAAPLQQLLSDMYELKELKTGEDGNLTIPDNVSTLIINGPKTEISEKERYTIDQFLLRGGNLVLFLDPYQVNQPTAYGQPPSYTPIETGLEDQLSAYGIDYKRGYVLDNEAYSQRDPQYGDIKIYWAPLLSGKSLSKESPITKNLGEMITLQSGTFIIPDETENSDDITTKVILSSSQKSWLMDKNIMLNPMGMVPPGDEKLQSYPLALSLEGSFSSAFPAPPKEETTEEEKQALDTASQITTSIAKGRIAVAATSLLTTPQLLDPSSSNSNAAFVHNLVDWSTGNDQVIPMRTKGLGRHKLLSTSPEVRNLIKGIAMGFIPLLIIIAGLFVWRLQRSRRRAIEERFSGGAHHV from the coding sequence ATGAAATTCAAAGAACGCCTGCAAAGTGTCAAAGAGTGGCTCCTCGGGGACGCTTCTGATCTTTTCTTCTATCTGCTCATCATCGTGCTTGTTAACATCGCCGCCTCTCAGTTCTATATACGAAGCGATCTGACCAAAGGTGATGTCTACAGCCTCTCCCCAATAAGCAAAGAGCTGGTGCAGGGAATCGATGCCCCACTTACCATCAAGGTCTTTTTCTCACACGATCTTCCTGCTCCATACAACAGTGTGGAACGATATCTGAAGGATATCCTCGAAGAGTATGTCAGGGTCGGGGGAAAAGATTTCACCGTTACCTTCTATGATATGGATGATGCGGATAGTAAAAGCAGCGCATCCGACTACGGTATCGCTCCCGTTCAGATACAGGAGATTAAAAGCGACCAGTTTCAGAGCAGGAGTGCCTATCTCGGCCTGGCCATTATTTACGGAGACGGCATCGAAGTCATCGACCAGATTACCAATTCATCCGGCCTTGAGTATCGTCTGACCACCACCATGCAGAAAATGGTGGCAGCCGTTGATGCCCTTCACGGTATCACCGGTAAACCGATGCTTACCCTCTATCTCTCGAAATCTCTCGGAGCCTTCGGTATTAAGGGCTTCGACGACCTTGAGCAAAACGTGAGAGACGCCGTAACGCAATTGCCGCCATCCATAAGGGACAGAATCGATTTTCGTGTGGAAGATCCCGATGCCGGAGACATTAAGGAGCTCAGCGACCGTTACGGAATCCAGACCATCCACTGGAGGGCTTCCACGGATCAGGATGGGAAACAGATCCCCGCGGGTAACGGGGCCCTCGATCTGCTGCTTTCCTACGGCGATAAGTCACGTCTCATTCCCATAGGCCTTTCCCAGCGCCTTTTCAGTGGATATGCAATCAGCGGCGTCGACAATCTGGCCACCAGAATCGAAGAAACGATGAGAGCACTCCTCTCGAACAATCCTGCCGTCGCCTACCTTACGGGCCATGGAGAGCTTTCACTTGCAGACCAGCAGCAGGGTGCCGCTCCCTTACAACAGCTTCTTTCCGATATGTACGAGCTGAAGGAGCTAAAAACCGGAGAGGATGGAAATCTGACAATACCCGATAATGTCAGCACATTAATCATAAACGGTCCCAAGACGGAAATTTCGGAGAAGGAACGTTATACAATCGATCAGTTTCTTCTGAGGGGAGGCAATCTGGTCCTCTTCTTGGACCCATACCAGGTAAACCAGCCGACGGCCTATGGTCAACCTCCCAGCTATACCCCGATTGAGACGGGGTTGGAGGATCAGCTTTCGGCATACGGCATTGATTATAAGCGAGGCTATGTCTTGGACAATGAAGCTTACAGCCAGCGGGATCCCCAGTACGGAGACATCAAGATATACTGGGCGCCATTACTGTCGGGCAAGAGCCTCAGCAAGGAAAGCCCCATCACCAAAAACCTCGGTGAGATGATTACCTTACAAAGTGGTACGTTCATTATTCCCGATGAAACAGAAAACAGCGATGATATCACTACCAAGGTGATCCTTTCATCGTCTCAAAAGTCATGGCTGATGGACAAAAATATCATGCTTAACCCCATGGGGATGGTTCCGCCGGGGGATGAAAAACTGCAAAGCTATCCCCTGGCTTTAAGCCTTGAGGGGAGTTTCTCAAGCGCCTTTCCGGCTCCTCCCAAAGAGGAGACCACGGAAGAAGAAAAACAGGCCCTTGATACGGCTTCTCAGATAACGACATCGATAGCAAAGGGACGAATCGCCGTGGCGGCAACCTCGCTGTTAACCACACCACAGCTCCTCGACCCATCCTCATCAAACAGCAATGCAGCTTTTGTTCACAATCTGGTCGATTGGAGTACCGGTAACGATCAGGTCATTCCCATGAGAACGAAGGGATTGGGAAGGCACAAGCTGTTGTCGACCTCCCCGGAGGTACGAAACCTGATAAAGGGAATCGCCATGGGTTTTATACCGTTACTCATCATTATTGCCGGCTTGTTTGTATGGCGACTCCAGCGATCGCGGCGACGAGCCATAGAAGAACGCTTTTCCGGAGGTGCGCACCATGTCTAA
- a CDS encoding methyl-accepting chemotaxis protein, whose amino-acid sequence MKKQSFAWKLIIIVSTLLLFSLLISDILFIRTFRASIYQEKRESLTRLVDAAMGIINYTAEKETSGALSREDAQDMAKELLAHFSYGKDRMDYFWINNLQQIMVMHPYRPELDGTDISGLKDATGVPIFQKMVNVVKQSGKGFVEYSWQYYNEKGRIEPKLSYVAGFKPWGWIIGTGIYIDDIEKTIIAIATRITGITIIFLLVAITFIYLISRAMAGPLVRFATIAKGIAEGDLLVDVPTLKRNDELGTLASALGQMVEQVGNIILEVQEAAAQVRIGSDQVNYSAQDLSRGTTEQASSMEEISSSIEEMVANMRQTAKNAKATDSIAQKAATSAGESGKAVGKTVEAMKAIAEKVSLIEEIARQTNMLSLNAAIEAARAGESGKGFAVVAAEVRKLAERSRYAANQIGELIESSVKIAEQAGTAIDDLVPEIMNTSKLVREISAATEEQENSASQIGKGVEQLDRIVQDNAAASEELAASAEELSAQAEQMHAATDYFQVDRNDVIEEKQEED is encoded by the coding sequence ATGAAAAAGCAGAGTTTCGCTTGGAAACTAATCATCATAGTTTCGACACTCTTATTATTCTCTCTTCTCATCTCTGATATCCTGTTTATACGGACCTTTCGTGCCAGCATATACCAAGAAAAACGTGAAAGCCTTACTCGATTGGTCGATGCCGCCATGGGCATCATTAACTATACAGCGGAAAAAGAGACATCGGGAGCATTGAGCCGAGAGGATGCCCAGGATATGGCAAAGGAGCTGCTGGCCCACTTTAGCTACGGAAAAGACAGGATGGATTACTTCTGGATCAACAATCTGCAGCAGATTATGGTGATGCATCCTTATCGTCCGGAATTGGATGGTACCGATATTTCGGGACTAAAAGATGCGACGGGTGTGCCTATTTTCCAGAAAATGGTCAATGTGGTAAAGCAATCGGGTAAGGGATTTGTAGAATACTCCTGGCAATATTACAACGAAAAAGGGCGGATAGAACCCAAGCTTTCGTATGTGGCGGGTTTCAAGCCCTGGGGCTGGATCATCGGAACAGGGATCTACATCGATGACATTGAAAAAACCATCATTGCGATTGCCACGAGGATCACAGGGATCACGATTATTTTCCTCCTGGTTGCCATTACCTTTATTTATCTTATTTCACGAGCCATGGCGGGACCATTGGTACGATTTGCCACCATAGCCAAGGGCATTGCCGAAGGAGACTTGTTGGTAGATGTTCCAACGCTAAAACGTAATGACGAATTGGGAACCCTTGCCTCGGCCTTGGGCCAGATGGTCGAGCAGGTCGGCAATATCATACTGGAGGTCCAGGAAGCAGCTGCCCAAGTGCGGATCGGAAGCGATCAGGTAAATTATTCTGCACAGGATCTTTCCAGAGGAACAACGGAACAAGCATCGTCAATGGAAGAGATTTCTTCATCCATCGAAGAGATGGTGGCAAACATGCGTCAGACGGCGAAAAATGCAAAAGCGACCGATTCCATTGCCCAAAAAGCGGCCACCAGCGCAGGAGAAAGCGGCAAGGCGGTAGGTAAAACGGTCGAGGCAATGAAAGCAATCGCGGAAAAAGTATCACTTATCGAGGAAATCGCCCGTCAAACCAATATGCTTTCCCTTAATGCCGCCATCGAAGCGGCCAGGGCGGGAGAATCGGGCAAAGGCTTTGCGGTAGTGGCGGCCGAGGTACGGAAACTTGCCGAGCGGAGTCGTTACGCAGCAAATCAAATTGGAGAACTGATTGAGTCAAGCGTAAAAATCGCCGAGCAGGCGGGAACGGCCATCGACGACCTGGTTCCCGAAATCATGAACACCAGTAAACTTGTCAGGGAAATCTCGGCAGCAACCGAAGAACAGGAAAACAGCGCGAGCCAGATCGGCAAGGGGGTCGAACAACTCGACCGCATCGTCCAGGACAATGCGGCGGCCTCGGAAGAACTTGCAGCCTCGGCCGAAGAATTATCGGCCCAGGCAGAACAGATGCACGCAGCCACCGACTATTTCCAGGTCGACAGGAACGACGTCATCGAAGAAAAGCAGGAGGAAGATTAA